The proteins below come from a single Tachypleus tridentatus isolate NWPU-2018 chromosome 13, ASM421037v1, whole genome shotgun sequence genomic window:
- the LOC143238374 gene encoding thyrotropin-releasing hormone receptor-like, which yields MSALPSNLSLVDVLNETTNITDYAAPKYYSLNYRIVGTIFQGIIFVVGIIGNIMVVIVVTKTRSMHTPTNCYLVSLSLADLMVLVASVPNEVLSYYLLGDEWIWGRVGCAIFIFLQYLGINASSLSITAFTVERYIAICHPMKAQMICTVNRAKKIIIGVWVVACSYCSPWLFLTKTVPIFYKGHKNMETCTFALSREHYLGYFFADLVLFYVFPLLLSCVLYGLIARILFTSDLNKGFGSRNHSDTASDWKKNSNRVQVVKMVAVVVAVFATLWMPYRVLLVYNSLSKERYMELWFLMFCKTMIFINSAINPILYNAMSVKFRRAFKRVLSCGGASEETIFTPFRSLAVTNHPQIMQKTTEA from the exons ATGTCTGCATTGCCTAGCAACCTCTCTTTGGTCGATGTTCTGAATGAAACTACAAACATTACAGATTACGCAGCCCCAAAATATTATTCGTTAAATTATCGAATTGTGGGGACCATTTTCCAGGGAATCATCTTTGTTGTTGGTATTATTGGCAACATTATGGTTGTCATAGTCGTCACTAAAACCCGCAGTATGCACACCCCTACCAACTGTTATCTCGTCAGTTTGTCCCTAGCAGATCTCATGGTTCTGGTAGCTTCTGTACCCAATGAGGTTCTGTCCTACTACTTGCTCGGAGACGAGTGGATCTGGGGCAGAGTTGGTTGTGCCATCTTCATCTTTCTTCAGTATCTAGGCATCAATGCCTCGTCTTTATCCATCACAGCCTTCACAGTAGAACGATACATCGCTATCTGCCATCCCATGAAGGCCCAGATGATCTGCACCGTTAACAGGGCCAAAAAGATCATCATTGGTGTTTGGGTGGTCGCCTGCAGCTACTGCTCCCCCTGGCTTTTCCTCACCAAGACCGTGCCCATATTCTACAAGGGGCACAAGAATATGGAAACGTGCACTTTTGCCCTCTCCAGGGAACACTACCTGGGTTATTTCTTTGCTGATCTTGTCCTGTTTTACGTATTCCCGTTGCTGTTGTCCTGTGTGCTGTACGGACTGATAGCAAGGATCCTCTTCACCAGTGATCTCAACAAAGGTTTTGGATCAAGAAACCACTCAGACACAGCTTCAGACTGGAAAAAGAATAGTAACAGAGTACAG GTGGTGAAGATGGTTGCTGTGGTAGTGGCCGTGTTTGCCACCCTATGGATGCCGTACCGTGTCCTCTTAGTATACAATTCATTGAGTAAAGAACGCTACATGGAACTGTGGTTTCTGATGTTTTGTAAGACAATGATTTTCATCAACAGCGCCATCAACCCGATCCTTTACAACGCCATGTCTGTCAAATTTCGGCGAGCGTTCAAACGCGTGTTGTCGTGTGGTGGAGCCTCCGAAGAGACGATTTTTACTCCTTTTCGGAGTTTGGCTGTTACGAATCACCCTCAGATTATGCAGAAGACTACTGAAGCGTGA